The nucleotide window TGCAACAATGTTGCTGCTGgagtatttttcaattattatttgtaaataataaaatatcaacAATGAGTGGAATGGAATAACTGTGGACAATACGAAATTTTACGTGTGGAAAAAAGGAACTTGTCGAAAGCAATACAAAGGCTTCAgtaacaaaatttacatatattcgtacatatatatatatatttgtgtttatgcGCACAGTAAATACAGTTACGTATAAAATTGGCAACAAGttaaaatttcacaatattGCCAATGTCAGTTGCTGTTGATCAATGGTCAATTTTGGCCATATATTGTTGTAATGCAACAAAAATACGTTAAACAAACGTTGCTGATGTCAAAAGTGATTCgtgcgttaaattaaaataaataaaatattttcaatttactgGCATCACTACGAGAACACCGCTACATATAAAGGCAACTGTATTTTCAAGCGAAAAAATAATACAGACcacataacaattaaaaaattcaatataaaaaaacaaccaGGGACCTAcaacatttgtaaatatatttatatatttggtaAACTGGAAGACTAGGTGGCTAACttgcagaaaataaaaaaaaaatacttttatcgtaaatatttctatatatatttgttttttttttttcgttattacaacataaataattaaacttatTCAATAATATGCGTCTGTTCAGCTACAAGGCactcaatttttgaaaaatgtaggcTTTGCACTCCTTACCCTCCTCACGTccaacccaagtacgcctccACCGATGCATACATAGCATCGCTGTACTCTTCATCATCTTCATGGAATATATCCCCTTCCTCCACTTTGCCCAAATCATCTATAAATATTACTTCAgcgagaaaatataaaataaataaaatttaattatgcaaTATTACTGGctacataacaacaacagatCCAACAACATTACAGCCATACAAAAAATAGATTACAATTATTATAACTACTTCACAGTTACAATACAAAATAGTGAGTGCAGTGAGTACACAACATTGACTACGAATACGGTGAATTTTGGTGGGTTGTAGTATGTGTAGCgtgtgtgtacgagtatatttagGTGAGAGAGTGCTGGGTGTACAACAGAGACATTGGATCAAATACTAAAGCTGTTTACTTGCACTATCGGGCCTCTGCTGTGGGATGGGTAATTTTAAATCTCGATGAGGTGGATAATTTATATTCGCAGGCAGGTGTGGCTGATAGACGATCGTGGGAAGACTGAAAGAGAGTATAATGAAAAcagtgaaattataaattaatatacatataggagcagctttcattttatatatttctagcatatttttattatatatgacACCCACCTTGTTCTATTGGCGCTTTTTGCTTCCTGCACAGCTGCAGAAATGTTCGCTTTCTCTCTTTTATTGATCGTCTCATTGTTGACCGCTTCCAGTGCGGGCGCCATGTTAGATTGATCTTCGTTATCATTTTCTTTGCGTCTGCGATCCTCCATAAATTGTCTAATTAGTAGATCTAACTTATCTTCAATATCGTTAACCTGGTTGTTTGAGTTAAAGAGAGAGGACGATTATTGGTATAAAAAGCGAAGACATGTTGTCTTGAAAATAAGATAGgtttgaaaaaatcgatttacttGTCTTTCCATTTTGACCACTCTGGAAGCTAAGCAGATTTTTGAAGCATCCTTAATTTTTGGCGCACGTTTACCGCCTAATATAAGGTCCAATCTAGGAAATAAGAAAGGttgtttgataaaaatatttattgtaggatttaataaaaactttcaaaacaaaaattttataattttcacaatttttcctGAAGATTGGGCATAAGAATATTAAAAGATATGAGTGATTTCTATGGATGAATTGATTTCTCTATTTTATACGATCACTTTTATCTCAAAACTTCCAATCttgaaaaatactttatttgagTTCTATTTTTACCTCGCGTGTATATTTTTTACTCGCATCAACAGGTCCGCATGACCCGCGGCATACTGTTCCAGTACATCTTTGACATCGTAAGGTTTCAAGGCTTCTTTGAATTTTCGACGGGCAACCATAAACTTAAGCTAtgtgaagaaattaaaataattaaatgaaaataaagatttaatattcaaaacaaatttcaaaatataaacagtgaaaaataaacagaaaaatagTTATATAACAGTAAAAACTAATATGGAATTTCaagtaaattaaagaaattaatataaaagtcGAGACTCGTctataagtttaaattttttaatctgCGTTTTTAATCTGCGCCATGTGATTTTCCCTACTTACCATTCGTATAAATCTAATAGCGATTTTATGTTTCTTCAACAACGTATTGCATTTTGGTGTATAGTCTTCATCTGCAAGAAAATATTCTATAAGTttgacttttatataaaaacaatcagAGTTAACCTGGGCTTTCCACGGACTTGTCATTGAAGACCGAAAGATAGCGACCCGACTTCGCTGACTCGATGTGTAAAATATCGGCAGGAGAATGTATAGTTTGGCTTCGGCGGCGCCGACTAGGTAAACGTCTTAAGGGGCTTTGAACtttgaaactaaaaaatgaataatattgGAACAAAGATTAGCTGATGCTATCAATCACATTGAGAGCATCTCTTCGTAAACTTTACTCACGAGCTAGTGGGACTCGGCAATTGTATAGGTATTTCGTGTATCTTCCATGTAGCGACCGCTGTAGAATTCTCATCCGCTGCATAATAACGCCAAGCAGACTGTATTAATGTTGCAGCGGGCTGGTAACGACTTATCATGTGTTtttgacgttgttgttgttgaacttTCAAAGCGAAACCGCTACCCAAAATGCCCTGTATGTAATATACTTCAcattaagaaaaaacaaaattaattcattatGGAACTCACCGCCGGCAGCGCAAAGAACGAATAACTCAACAAAGTAACAATCGTACCGATGAGTTTACCCTGCCAGGTTATGGGCACTGAGTCGCCATAACCTATAGTGCACATTGTTATCTGCAAAACATACAGATATTAGCTTCAGTTCGGTACGTTGCTGATGGAATGTATTCTACTTACAACACCCCACCAAAGAGCTTTCGCGAAATTGTTAAACTGCTCATTAACATCACGCTCTACTAAATAAACTAGAAAGGCAGAGAAAGTGAGACCGAGGAAGCCGATGTAGATCGAAGTGAGTAGTTCCTACAAAAAAGAGGACACAAAAAGTTAGAGTTCTCTTAAAGCTTTCAGTAAAGCTTTTGATGTTTACCTGTCTATGCGCATAAACAACACTCCCCaaaagtttccagctgccacCACGTCGATCCATGCGCAACATGCGCAATATCTGAAAGAATCTCAGCGCTCGCAACGTACTGGTCGCGAACACGCGACGTGGTGCGCCCTGTGCCAGTGCAATCAAGGAGGCAGCAATTGTGATGAGGTctgaaagtaaaatatttagcaTTAAAATAAGTCTTGAATGCAAATAATCTAAACCTTTCACCGACCTATAATGCAAAATGTGCCGGTCATGAATTTAAAGCGTCCCAGAAAGCCCTGATAGCGCGAGCGTACACCTGCAGCCCATAGCCTGtaagaaatttggaaaattcgTAAACGCAGTCTTCAGACAACTGCACAGTTGACTAAACTACCTACCGTATAATGAACTCAAGTGTAAGCCAAAATACCACCAACACCTCCAGTCGATACAAGGAGAAGGATGCCTCTTTTTCATATTCGTTGATTGTAGCGAAAATACTTAAGGCTAAGCAGGTGAAGATCAAAAGGAATCTATAAAGTGGGAGCGAGTGAGTGGCTTCGTGAACTCTTGTTGGAATTAGACAATACAAATCGTCAACTTACACCATTATGTGATAGGAGATTGCGAAAAATCCGCGTGGTCGCtccagaaaattataaatacgaCCCTGTATGATCCGGTAACGTGCATCGCGACGATGTGTACCGCGTGTGTAGGTAATGGATTTGCCCAATAGCGACATTCGTGGAATAACTAGGCGTTTCGTCGTGGGCctatattttttcttacataATCTGTTGAGATGTTGGAAGaaacgaaagtgaatttaaattaaaaagggACTTATTTAAGGAGAAAACTTAtacgaaattttaaagaaagaaagaaaaatctaTCATTTAGAGGTACAATTTTACTAGGCTCAGAAAGAAACAATGCTGCTGTATTTGCCGATTTTCATGCTCTTCAGAACTCATATCTCAGATTATTACACAAAATCTTCGCCTCGGCAAGGATCCACATGGTTCGGATGATATTTGTCCTAGATAGTCATTGTTTTGGCGATATTGTATTTTCTTAAATCCCTAAGAAAGAGTTCGGAACGTTGCATGATTAGTCCAAAAATCAACATACCGATCTTACAACAAGACCAATCTGCACTTTTTCTCGAAAGAACCCCTCAAAAGATTATCCATCAGGATCGCTCTAAGTTTCAAGTgtttattcgaaaatttttttatagtatcGATGAAATATTCACtacacatttattttcaatCCAATCTGAAACCTGTTCTGAGACCCAGAAATGTCGTTTTCACAGTTTTATAAAGAATCcacattttgattttgaaataagGAACAAACTTGCCCCAATTTGAAATCCTTATCATAAATATTGAACGCCTCATTATTCTCATCCATATAGTCAGCCATTTTGTACAATTTCTTggtattttcttataatttcaaAGCCTGGGTTTGGTTTAAAACCAAATTTGTAAATTCTTTTTTCAAAGTATTTTGAAGTTCTGTATCTATTGAGCTCTTTCAAGGATCAAAGCAAACTTCTGCTTcaacaaatttcactttcacacACTGCAGtgtctattatttttatttttaaacaataaacattacaaaacttcTATCTCTTCACTGTCTTCAGTCTTTAAAGTTCAATGGTAGAATAAACTTCATGAAGGTTTCTAACACAGTTACCCCAGCAATGGCCTAGCCTATGACGTTTTTTTTTCGTCTTCATTCACACACCTTACTATTAAACCATCATAATATGATATCGATATGACTACTTAACGTTGTACAATTTTTATGACCCCACCAAACCCGTTCAGAGCCCGTCAAAACAGATAATTTCCACATATTTACCCAGATCACTGAATATgacattaaa belongs to Zeugodacus cucurbitae isolate PBARC_wt_2022May chromosome 6, idZeuCucr1.2, whole genome shotgun sequence and includes:
- the Kcnq5_2 gene encoding potassium voltage-gated channel subfamily KQT member 5 isoform X1, translating into MADYMDENNEAFNIYDKDFKLGLCKKKYRPTTKRLVIPRMSLLGKSITYTRGTHRRDARYRIIQGRIYNFLERPRGFFAISYHIMVFLLIFTCLALSIFATINEYEKEASFSLYRLEVLVVFWLTLEFIIRLWAAGVRSRYQGFLGRFKFMTGTFCIIDLITIAASLIALAQGAPRRVFATSTLRALRFFQILRMLRMDRRGGSWKLLGSVVYAHRQELLTSIYIGFLGLTFSAFLVYLVERDVNEQFNNFAKALWWGVITMCTIGYGDSVPITWQGKLIGTIVTLLSYSFFALPAGILGSGFALKVQQQQRQKHMISRYQPAATLIQSAWRYYAADENSTAVATWKIHEIPIQLPSPTSSFKVQSPLRRLPSRRRRSQTIHSPADILHIESAKSGRYLSVFNDKSVESPDEDYTPKCNTLLKKHKIAIRFIRMLKFMVARRKFKEALKPYDVKDVLEQYAAGHADLLMRVKNIHARLDLILGGKRAPKIKDASKICLASRVVKMERQVNDIEDKLDLLIRQFMEDRRRKENDNEDQSNMAPALEAVNNETINKREKANISAAVQEAKSANRTSLPTIVYQPHLPANINYPPHRDLKLPIPQQRPDSAIIFIDDLGKVEEGDIFHEDDEEYSDAMYASVEAYLGWT
- the Kcnq5_2 gene encoding potassium voltage-gated channel subfamily KQT member 5 isoform X2 produces the protein MSLLGKSITYTRGTHRRDARYRIIQGRIYNFLERPRGFFAISYHIMVFLLIFTCLALSIFATINEYEKEASFSLYRLEVLVVFWLTLEFIIRLWAAGVRSRYQGFLGRFKFMTGTFCIIDLITIAASLIALAQGAPRRVFATSTLRALRFFQILRMLRMDRRGGSWKLLGSVVYAHRQELLTSIYIGFLGLTFSAFLVYLVERDVNEQFNNFAKALWWGVITMCTIGYGDSVPITWQGKLIGTIVTLLSYSFFALPAGILGSGFALKVQQQQRQKHMISRYQPAATLIQSAWRYYAADENSTAVATWKIHEIPIQLPSPTSSFKVQSPLRRLPSRRRRSQTIHSPADILHIESAKSGRYLSVFNDKSVESPDEDYTPKCNTLLKKHKIAIRFIRMLKFMVARRKFKEALKPYDVKDVLEQYAAGHADLLMRVKNIHARLDLILGGKRAPKIKDASKICLASRVVKMERQVNDIEDKLDLLIRQFMEDRRRKENDNEDQSNMAPALEAVNNETINKREKANISAAVQEAKSANRTSLPTIVYQPHLPANINYPPHRDLKLPIPQQRPDSAIIFIDDLGKVEEGDIFHEDDEEYSDAMYASVEAYLGWT